ATTATGGCAATTCTATATTGTTGCTGGTATAGTTCAAGTTGGTACAGCGGCTATATCTTCAATAGGGGTACCTCTTTTAATAAACAGATGGTTTGATGAAGAAACTAAAGGAAAAGCTATGGGTCTAGCATTTGCTGGTAGTGGATTAGGTAATATATTCTTACAACAATTAGTTGTATCATCTCTTGCAACTAACGGTGCTAGTAAGTCTTATATGTTATTTGGGGCATTATCTTTAATAGTTGGTATACCAGTTTCTATATTCTTATTAAGAATGCCTAAGAATGAAGATGAAGTTGTAAGAGGTAAAAGTAGCTTATCAGAAGCTGCTGCTACTACTGCTGATTTTGGATATACATTTAAAGAAGCTAGTAAACTTAAATATTTCTGGATATTGGGAATAGGGTTATTCGCATTAGGTATGTATGTATCAGCTTTAGCAGTTCAATACCCAGCTTATTTAACATCTGATGTAAAATTAAGTCCAACTATGGTTGCTAGTGTAGGTTCTGTATTTGCATTATTCTGTTTATTTGGAAACTTAGTTGGTGGTGTAATATTTGATAAATTAGGTGTAACTAAAGGACTTGTAGTTGCATTTGCATTAGCTGCAATAGCATGTTTATCTTTAATATTCTGTAAACAATTAGCATTCCTTGCATTCATATTTGCAGCATTAAAAGGTTTATCAGTATTTGCATATATGATAGGACCTTCTATGTTAACAGGTTCATTCTTTGGACAAAAGGATTTCGGAACTATATTAGGTGTGGTTCAAATATTCTTTGCTGTAGGATTTGCTGCAGGTTCAACAGTATTTGGATTATTAGTTGATAATTTTGGATATACTCCTGCATGGTATGTTATATTAGGATTTATAGTTGTATCATATGGATTATTAATATTCACATCTATAGGTATGAAGAAATTAAACGAAAAAAACAACTAATATCGATTCTAATAAAGTAAAAAATATATTTAAAATATAATTATAGAATAATAAAAAGGCGTAGATAATATCTACGTCTTTTTTACGCTTAAGGATATTATAATACTTAAAAAAATCTGGATAAATTTTAAATGTAAGTAATATCAATAAATTGGTTTTGAGCGTAAAAAGATTTTGAAATACTTCACCCACGCAGTGGCTCAAGCAACGGACGAAGTCGTTGGCGACATGAAGTGTTTCACCGACACGTCGCTCAAGCGAAGCGAATTTTTTATTATTTTTAATAACTAATAATATATATTTCTCTAATGAATTTGAGATATTAATAAGTATTATGACAAAGGATCAGATGGATTAGTAACTAAGTGTAAAGAAGTATAAAAATGTAGAAATTTACTGTAATATATATAAATTTAATATTTTTAAAATAATAATAATAAAGTGGACTATATATGTCCATTTTATTTGTTATTATTTTAATATAGCTCATATGAATATGCTCAAATAAGTATAAAATCTATGAAATATGGGTAATACTTTAAGTAGGATTTATGTGTGGCTATAAGTCAAACATTACATAAAATCAACATGGAAAGAGGTACAATTATGAACAAAATGATGGAGCAAGCACTAGCTATAAAAGATGAATTAGTATCATACAGAAGAACAATACATGCTAATCCAGAAGTAGGTACTCATTTACCAATGACAACTAAGTTTGTTATGGACAAATTAAGAGAGTTTGGTTATGAACCAAAAGAAATATGTGATAGTGGAATAGTTGCTACTATATCTGGACCAAAACCAGGAAAAGTATTTTTACTAAGAGCTGATATGGATGCTTTACCAATGGCTGAAAAAGCTGAAGTAGAATTTAAAGCAACTAATGGATGCATGCATTCTTGTGGACATGATATGCATACTGCAATGTTACTTGGAGCTGCTAAATTACTTAAAGAAAACCAAGATGAAATAGAAGGTACAGTTAAATTAGTATTCCAACCAGACGAAGAAGGATTTACAGGAGCTAAGAAAATGATAGAAGCTGGAGTTCTTCAAAATCCTAAAGTTGATGCAGCTATGGCTGCACACGTTCACTCAGGAACACCATCAAATGTGATAGTTTGTGGTCTTGGAACAAGTATAGGTGGATGTTATAGATTTAGAATAGTTGTAAATGGTACAGGTTGTCATGGAGCAATGCCTGAAACTGGTGTAGATCCAATAAATATAGCAGTTAAAATATATGAAAGCTTACAAACTATATTAACAAGAGAAATAGCTGCTACTAATCCAGCAGTTATAACTATAGGTAAATTTGTTGGAGGAGAAGCTCCAAACATAATACCAGGTGAAGTTGTTATGGAAGGTACATTTAGATACTTAGATAAAGAAATGGGAGAATTCGTAATCAATAGAATGGATGAAATAGTTACTTCTACTGCTAAATTGCTTAGAGGAGAAGCTAAACTTATAGAATTATCGTCTGTACCACCATTAACTAACGAAAAAGGTTTCGCCAATGAAATCACTGGATATATGAAAGATATAGTTGGAGAACAAGCTATAGTAATGTTTGAAGGTGGAGGAATGGGATCTGAAGATTTCGCATCATTCTCACATGAAGTACCAAGTTTATATTATATAATAGGAGCTGGAGCTAAGAATGAAAATCCTTTATACGGACTTCCAACTCACAATGAAAATGTAGTATTTAATGAAGATATATTACCAACAGGTGCTGCATTACATGCATACAGTGCAATAAGCTGGTTAAAAAATAACAAGTAAGGACACATTAGTACAATATAGTCATCAACTTGAAAGGAAACAAATATGAGATTATTAGATATTTTATTTTATCTATTACGAATTAATTCAAAAGTTACTGTTAAAGAATTAGCTGAAATTTTTAATGTATCTACGAAAACAATACGAAGAGATTTAGATAAATTATCAATACTTGGAATACCTATAATTTTTTATAGAGGTGTAAATGGCGGTTTAGAAATTGATAAAAACTATGTAATCGCAAAACATTTGCTTAGAGATAGTGATTATAAGAATTTAATACTTGCACTATATATAGGTGAAAATATAAGCAAAAGTATAAGTGACTCTTTTTTAATTGATAAATTCAAATCAGTTGATAAAGAGAGATGCTCTAAAATCTTAAGTAATATTGAAGAACGATTCGTAATAGATTTGTACGAAGATAAATTTGATAATAAGAATACAATATACGAAGATATTGATATAGCTTTTGATAAGAAATCTTTTATTCAATTAGAAATAGAAGATAAAAAACTTGAAGTATACCCTATATCTTTTGTATTAAAAAAAGAAGGGTTATGCTTATATTGCTATAAAGAAGAGTATATGATTATTTCAATTAGTAAAATATCTGATGTTATTATTTGTGATAAGAGTTATGATGGTCCTATAATTAGCTATGAAAAAAATAAAGATAAAATTAAAGTTATATAACTATTATTTTATAAAATATTTAGAGAAGAATAATATATAATTATTATAATAAAATAAAAATCCTAAAGATTCATTTTAAATCTTTAGGATTTTTTTACGTTTAATGATATTATAATACTTAAAAAATGTGGATAAATTCTGAATGTAAGTAATATCAATAAATTGGTTTTGAGCGTAAAAAATTTTGAAATGCTTCGCCCACGCAGTGGCTCAAGCAACGGACGAAGTCGTTGGCGACATGAGCGAAGCGAATTTTTTATTTATTATTTAATATACCTTACAAAAGTATTTTTATTTATTAAAAGATGTAGTTTAAATCCTAATAATAATTGTTTGCAAAAAATATAAATAAATTTTAAAAATATATTTTAATTTTATTTTATAAAATATGGAAAAAGTGGTATAATTTTAATTATAGATGTAGCATTGGGGAGGATAAATGGAAGCTTTATTAGAAAAAGTAGACGAATATATTTTAACAGCTGATTATGACGGAAAAATAAACTTTGCTAATAGTAAATTTTTAGATAAATTCAAATATAAAGAATGTGAATTATATAAACTAAATATAAATGAAATTCTAACTAATAATTCTTTAGAAATAGATAAAATACCAATTGATAAAAATGGAATAAATAAAGAGTTGGAATTTATAACAAAAAACGATAAAAAAATAAAATTAGATAGTAAGCTATTTATAGATGAGTTTAAAAGTAAAAAATGTTTATTTATTGTGTCAAAAGATATAAATGACTCCATTCTTACAAAAGAATATATGGAGTTATTATTAGATAATTTATATTTAGGAACTTATATTAAAGATGATTCTGGAAAATATATATATGCAAATAAAACTTTAGCAAATTTTTTAGGTAAGACTCAAGAAGAGATGATAGGTAGATATGATCATGAGATTTTTCCGTCAAATATTTCAGATTCATTTATAAAAATGGATAAGGTTGTAAAAGAGAGTAAAGTAGCTAAGTTATATGATGAGGAAATAAATATAAATGGTAAAGATAGGTGGTATGAACATTATAAATCACCTATATATGATGAAAATAATAATTTAAAATATATAATGGGGATATCTAAAGATATCCAGCTACAAAAAATAGTTAAGGATAATATATTTAAAAAATATAGTAAAGTTATTGATGAAAATAATAATAGTAATTTTGATATATACAATACATTAAATGATATATCAAATAACATAATAGAGAGCACAAATGCTAAAGGATTAAATATAAATCTTTATAATAAAGATACTTTAGAGTTTGAAACATCTATAAAGTTAAAAAATGCAGCTAAAGTGCTTGCTAGAGTTGATAAAATAAAGATTAGTAAAGATAACGAAAAAGCAATTTTAGATGGCAAGACGTTTAGGGGACTTAAAGGTATAAATAAACTAATAACAAAGACTGATATAGAAGAAATAGATGTGGATATGGAGTCTAGAGATGGCATAAAATATGCTTGCGTATATCCTATGATAGTAAAGAATGAATTAATAGGTACATTAGCTATGAGTTATAGTGAAAAAGAAGCACCTAAATATAATCAAGATACTTTATTTGAAGAAATTGCAGAAAGACTTGCAATGCTTATAAAAAATTATAGACTATCTACAGAATTAAAATTAGAAAATCAAAAGCGTAAAGAATTAGAAGAGGAATTAAGTCTTTATTTAGATGTATCAGTAGATTTAAAATCAATAGCAAATATAGATGGTTATGCGATTAAAGTTAATGATTCTTGGGAAAGAATACTTGGTTGGAGTGAAGAAGAAATAAAAACTATGCATTATAGTGATTTTATACATCCTGATGATATTGATATATTAGAAAATTTATATGACCCAGATTGTATAGAAGAAGAAATAAAACATTTAGCTATCAGATTCTTATGCAAAGATAGTAGTTATAGATGGATAGAACTAAGTTCGAAATATGTCAAAGATAAAAATATATTTATATTTACAGGCATAGATATTACAAAAAGAAAAGAAGTAGAAGAAGAAAAGAAAAAATTAGAAGAAGCTATTCAATTAGAAAGTATAAGAAATGAATTTTTGGGAAATATATCTCACGAATTTAAAACACCGTTAAATATAATACTTGGAATTGTTCAATTAATAAATAAAAATATAGATTTAGATAATATAAATAAAGAAAATTTAATACGACATGTAGGTATAATGAAACAGAACTCATATAGATTATTAAGATTAGTAAATAATTTAATAGATATAAGTAGAATTGACATAGGATATTATAATTTACAGCTTTCTAATTATGATATGGTGAAAGTAATAAAAGATATAACTTTATCTATATCAGAATATGTTAAGCATAAAAAAATAAATTTATCATTTAATACAGATTTAGAAGAAGTAATATTAGCTTGTGATGCAGATAAAATGGAAAGGGTAATGTTAAATTTATTATCAAATGCAATTAAGTATACGGATGATAATGGAGATATACATGTATCTTTAAATAAAGTAAATGAAGATATAGTTGTATCTGTAAAAGATAATGGAGTAGGGATACCAAAAGATAAATTAAAAATAATATTTGATAGATTTGGACAAGTAAATGATATTCTATCTAGAAGGTGTGAAGGTAGTGGAATAGGTTTATCTATTGTAAAATCCATTGTAGAAATGCATGGAGGTAAAATAGAAGTATTTAGTGAAATAGGTAAAGGAACTGAATTTGTATTTAATATACCTATTAAAATTTTAAAAGAAGAAAATGTTATATTAAAATGTGAAAATAGAGATTATCACGTTGAAAAATGTAATATAGAATTTTCTGATATATATAGTATATAAAGTTATGGGATAACCCATAACTTTTTTACGCTTAAGGATATTATAATACTTAAAAGAATATATATAAATTCTTAAAGTAATCAATTAGCCCATAAGGAAATCTAATATGTTCCATCCATCAGATGTAGTGCCCTTATATAATTCTGTATACCCACATTTTTTACAGCTTATAGTAATAAATCTTTTGTTTTGGATATCGAATATTTTGGCGAAATTTCCACCTGTTGCTTGAAATTCATCACTTTCATAAGATGTATTTTCGCACTTAGGACAAACATATTGCTTTTTTTCCATTTAAATAACCTCTTTTCTTAAAAATAATATTGAAATAATTATAGCAGATGAATATGGTAATATGATATATATATTATAATAAATATAAAATTATTATTACAATATATGTATAAATTAAAGACTTTTAATAGAATTGATAGTATAATAAATAATATTAGAATTTTTCATTAAATTATAAAATAATACTTAATATGAAATAAAGTATATTGGATTAAGTGAAATAAAAAGTAATTAAATCTTTATAAATATATAAATATAAATTTATAATTGGGTAAATGTAAAAAAGTAAAATAATAATTAAAAAGGATAAACCTAATTTTACTTTTGAGTTATGGGAGGTAATTATGAAAGTAATAGATATTAATGAATTAAGGGAAGAAGCTAATAAATGTTTTACATGTAAAGTTCCAAAATGTAAAAAAAATTGTCCAATTGATACACCAATACCAGAAATAATAAAGTTATTTAAAGAAAATAAAATAGAAGAAGCTGGAGAAATATTATTTAATAATAACCCTTTATCAGCAATTTGTGGAGTGGTTTGCCCACATGAAGATCAATGTTTAGGAAATTGTATAAGGGGAATAAAAGATAAACCAGTAGATTTTTATGAAATAGAGCGTTTTATATCTAGTAATTACTTAAAAAATGTTAAATTAAAACAAGAAGATAACTTAAATGAAAGAATAGCTATAATAGGTTCAGGTCCAGCTGGAATATCATTAGCTTTAATATTAGCTAAAAAGGGATATAAGGTAACTATATTTGAGAAAAGATCACATATAGGTGGGGTTTTAAGATATGGAATTCCAAAGTTTAGATTACCAGAAGGCGTTTTAGATGATATAGAAAATATATTATTAGATTTAAATGTAAAAATAAGATATAATGCCTTAGTAGGTCCGGTAATAACAATAGATAAATTATTTGAAGACGGATATGATGCAATATTCATAGGTACTGGTGTATGGAATCCAAAACCTTTAAATATAAAGGGAGAGACATTTGGACATGTACATTATGCAATTGACTATTTAAAATCACCTAATTCATATAGACTAGGAGATGATGTTATTATAATTGGGGCAGGAAATGTTGCAATGGACGCTGCAAGAACTGCAAAGTATCATGGTGTAAAAAATGTAACTGTAGTATATAGAAAAGACTTTGAAGATATGACTGCTACTAAAGCAGAGATAAATGATGCAAAAAAAGAAGGGGTAAACTTTGAATTATTTAAATCTCCAGTTGAAATAACTGATGAGGGTGCTATATTTATAGACACTAAAAAATTAGATGATGAAAGAAAAACTATGGTTAATATAGAAGGATCTGAGAAACTAATAAAGGCTGATTCAGTTATAATTGCAATTAGCCAAAGTCCTAAAAATAATATAGTATCAAATACTAAGAATTTAGATACCAATAAATATGGGCTTTTAGTTACAGATGATAAAGGGCATACGACAAGAGAAGGTGTATTTGCATCAGGAGATGTTGTTACGGGAGCTAAAACTGTAGTTGAAGCAGTTGCAAATGCTAAAGAAGTTGCAAATTCAATACAAGAATACTTAAAATTAAAGAAAATGTAATTTTTATTAGTATCAGATTAATAAATCTATATTAATTAAAATTATAAAATAAAAAATAAGGTGTCGGGATTTCTGACACCTTATTTTTTAATAAATATCATCTTCATCTATATCTACTAGTCCATAAGAAGCTAAAAATTCTTCTTGTATATCAAGTATCATAGCTATAGTATCTTTATCTACTGATTCATCACATCTTTTAAATATAAAATTTATCATTTCTTCAACTGAAATAGTTATATCTTCCATATTAAATCACTCCACTAATTATAAATATTATATATTACTATATTACAATAAGTTAAAATAAAATAAAAGAAGATAATAAATTGACGATTATCTGAAACTTCTGGCTTATAATGTTTTTAATAAATTACACCTTATGACAAATAAGAAGTCTTAAAATATATACTATAATAAAAATCTAATACTATTTTATTTATAAAATCATATACATAGTACATAGGCGCAAAAACAAATATAAATATTCATAATCATAAAAATACAATAATATATATTATTTATTATAGGTAACTTTAAAGATGGATTAACATACTCTAATTAATAAAAAAACTTTCACTTAATGATAGAAATTGCAATGAGGTGATACCGTGAAATATATAAATATACCAGATATTAGTTTAAAAAAAGCTATAAATGAATCGTTAGTTAAATATATAGGAAAAAGAGAAGATCTTCAAGATATAACAGAAGAAGAAATATCAATGATAACAATATTATATGTAGATAGCCGGGGAATAAGTGATTTAACTGGATTAAGATATGCGAAAAATTTAATTTATGTAAATCTTCCTTATAACAATATAAAAGATATAGATGAAATAGGTTACTTAGCTAAATTAGAAAAATTAATATTATGGCACAATAAAATAGAAGATATAACTCCATTAAGTAATTTGAAGAACTTAAAACATTTAGAAATTGATGATAATCAAATAACAAGTATAGAGCCCCTAAAAAATCTAAAGCAATTAATTACACTTTGGAGTAGTTATAATAACATAAATAATATAAAAGTTTTAGAAAATTTAACAAATCTAAAGTATTTATATCTAAATAATAATGAAATAGAAGACATAAGCCCATTAAAGAATTTAGTGAGTATAGAGTATTTAGGGCTTCACTATAATAAAATAAAAGATGTAGAAGTACTCAAAAACCTAATTAATTTAAAAGTGCTTGGAATTAGTAAAAATAAGATAAATGATTTATCTAAATTATCGAATTTAAGTTTAGAAAGTGGATTTTTTGCTTGGGATCAATCTATAACTGTTAATGCTATAGCAACATCAGAAAATACTTATAAATTAGATTTAAATTTATTAAAAGATAGAAACAATAAAGTTATAAATATAATAAATTTAGATAGCGGTAGTTATGATAAAGAAAATAATATTATAAGTTGGAGTAATTTAAATTTACCACACCACACAACTTTTCAATTTAATAATGGTATGTTAGTTTATGAAAATAATAGTTTCTATGGAACAGTAACAATGAAAATTGTAGCAAATGATAAAGATAATTTATTTAATGAATGAAGAACATTTTCTTTATATAAAAATAAATTATAAAAATTAAATAAAAAAAGTATCTTTTTTTTGTATAATAGTGTATAATTGTATTATGCTAATAAAGCATGAAATATTAAAGAAAGCCTTATATTAAGGTATGGAGAATTTTAAAATGACTAACGGAATAGTAAAATGGTTTAACAGTGAAAAAGGATTTGGATTTATATCAGTTGAAGGTGGAGATGATGTATTCGCTCATTTCTCAGCTATAAACGTTGATGGATTCAAAACTTTAGAAGAAGGACAAAAAGTAAGTTTTGATATAGTTGAAGGTGCTAGAGGACCTCAAGCAGCTAACATAACTATATTATAATTATAGACAGTTTAGACTTCATAAAGGCTCTCGTAAGAGAGTCTTTTATTTATAAAAAATACCCCGTCGTATTTTCCGACGGGGTATTTTTTACGCTTAAGGATATTATAATACTTAAAAAAATGTGGATAAATTCTGAATGTAAGTAATATCAACAAATTGGTTTTGAGTGTAAAAAAGATTTTGAAATGCTTCGCCCACGCAGTGGCTCAAGTAACGGACGAAGTCGTTGGCGACATGAAGTGTTTCGCCGACACGTCGCTCAAGCGAAGCGAATTTTTTACATATTTTCAAATGCAGTTGAAAGCATTAATTTTATTCTATTTAATTGATTAGTTTCACTAGCTGATGGATCATAATCAATTGGGATTATATTAGCATCTTTATAAACTCTTTTTAGTTCTTTAATTTGTCCTTTTCCAGTTATGTGATTAGGTAAACATCCAAAAGGTTGCATACATACAATATTTTTAACTCCATCCTCAATAAGTTCTATCATCTCACCAGTTAATAACCAACCTTCACCAGTTTGGTTACAAGGCGAAATGATTTGTTTAGTGTTTTGAGCTAAAATATCTATGTTTTTAGGTGAACTAAATCGATTACTTTTATCAAGATATTTTTTATAAGTCTTTTGATAAGTTTCCATAATCCATATAGCAGATTTTCCAACTTCCTTATTTATCCATTTGCCTTCTAGATATTTATATTTATATAAAGTATTAAAGCAACAACTATAGAAGAAGTTTATAAGTTCTGGAACAACAGCTTCTCCACCTTCTTTTTCTATAATATCAACTAAAGAGTTATTAGCAAGTGGATGAAATTTAACTAATATTTCACCAACTAATCCAACCTTAGGTTTTATTTCATCTGTTATTTCTAATGTATCAAAATCATGTATTATCTCTTTTATATTATTATTAAAAGTAAATATATTAGCTTTATCTAAAGAATCTAAACATATTTTTACCCATTTATTATAAAGTTCGTTACTACTTCCTTTAACTTTTTCATATGGTCTTACTCTATATAATACCTTCATCAATAAATCTCCGTAAATTATACTCATAAATAATCTATTTATAAGTTTTATACTGACATTTTTCATAAGTCCATTTTTTTCTATACCGTTAACGCTTAAAGATATTACGGGTATATCTTTAAATCCAGCATCATACATTGCTTTCCTTAAAAATCCTATATAGTTTGTAGCTCTACACCCACCACCTGTTTGAGTTATTACAACGGAGGTATTTTCTAAATCATAATTTCCAGACTGAAGAGCATTTATAATTTGACCTACAACGATTATTGCAGGGTAGCAAGCATCATTATTTACATATCTAAGCCCTGTATCTATAACATCTTTTCCGGTATTATCCAAAACTTTTAATTTAAAATCACTTAAATTTATAGCTTTTTCAAAAAATTGAAAGTGTATAGGAGACATTTGAGGTGCTAAGATAGTATGATTTTTATTTAAAGTACCTTTTTTATATTCTATTTTTTCATTATTAATATTTTCAGCTTTATTATTTAGATCTCTTTCTAGTATTGCTGCCTTCAAAGAACGAAGTCTAATTTTAGCTGCACCTAAATTATTTCCTTCATCTATTTTTATAACAGTATATATCTTTGAACTTTGGTTTAATATTTCTTGAACTTGATCAACTGTAATTGCGTCTATACCGCAACCGAAAGAGTTTAGTTGAACTAGTTCTAAATTAGGTTGATCTTTAACAAAATTTGCAGCATTATAAAGTCTGGTATGATATACCCATTGATCAACCACTCTAAGAGGTCTTTCAATATTTCCTAGATGAGATATAGAATCTTCTGTAAGAACCTCCATATCTAAAGAGTTTATAACCTCAGGAATTCCATGATTTATTTCCGGATCAAGGTGATATGGTCTACCGCATAGAACAATAGCTTTTAATCCGTTTTCATTTATTTTTTCTAATGCTTTCTCTCCTTGAATTTGAATATCTTTTTTGAAGTTTTCTTGCTCTATATATGCTTTATCAACAGCATTGTTAATGCTTGATTTTGAGATGTTAAAATATTGTGAAAGCTCATCATATACTCTAGATTTTAATTTTTCTTTATTATTTAAACTTAAAAATGGATTTATGTATGTTATATTATTTTTCCTTACTCCATCAACATTATTTTTTATAACCTCAGAATAAGATATTACAACAGGGCAGTTATAATTATTATTAGCATATATATCCTCTTTTTTCTCATTTACAATACAAGGATAGAAAATATATTTTATACCTTTTTCTATTAAGTTTTCTATGTGTCCATGAACGAGTTTAGCAGGGTAGCATACAGTTTCTGATGCTATAGAAGTTATTCCGCTTTCATATAGCTTTTTAGAAGTTCTATCTGATAATACAACTCTAAATCCAAGTTCGGTAAATAGTGTGTGCCAAAATGGATAATCCTCATACATATTTAAAGCTCTTGGAACACCTATTTCACCCATTATAGCTTTTTCTTTAGATAATGGTTTATATTTAAATAATCTATTATATTTATATTTAAATAAATTTATATGATTGGCTATCTTTTTTTCTTTATTATAAATCATTTCACCTTTTTCGCATCTGTTTCCAGATACAAATATTTCATTTTCTGAAAATTTATTTATTGTTAATAAGCAATTATTAGAACAACCACGGCATCTATCTACTTCTACATTTAAGTTTATATTATTTAATTGATTTTTAT
The Romboutsia ilealis genome window above contains:
- a CDS encoding cold-shock protein: MTNGIVKWFNSEKGFGFISVEGGDDVFAHFSAINVDGFKTLEEGQKVSFDIVEGARGPQAANITIL
- a CDS encoding M20 metallopeptidase family protein, encoding MNKMMEQALAIKDELVSYRRTIHANPEVGTHLPMTTKFVMDKLREFGYEPKEICDSGIVATISGPKPGKVFLLRADMDALPMAEKAEVEFKATNGCMHSCGHDMHTAMLLGAAKLLKENQDEIEGTVKLVFQPDEEGFTGAKKMIEAGVLQNPKVDAAMAAHVHSGTPSNVIVCGLGTSIGGCYRFRIVVNGTGCHGAMPETGVDPINIAVKIYESLQTILTREIAATNPAVITIGKFVGGEAPNIIPGEVVMEGTFRYLDKEMGEFVINRMDEIVTSTAKLLRGEAKLIELSSVPPLTNEKGFANEITGYMKDIVGEQAIVMFEGGGMGSEDFASFSHEVPSLYYIIGAGAKNENPLYGLPTHNENVVFNEDILPTGAALHAYSAISWLKNNK
- a CDS encoding zinc ribbon domain-containing protein, whose product is MEKKQYVCPKCENTSYESDEFQATGGNFAKIFDIQNKRFITISCKKCGYTELYKGTTSDGWNILDFLMG
- a CDS encoding NAD(P)-dependent oxidoreductase, with the protein product MKVIDINELREEANKCFTCKVPKCKKNCPIDTPIPEIIKLFKENKIEEAGEILFNNNPLSAICGVVCPHEDQCLGNCIRGIKDKPVDFYEIERFISSNYLKNVKLKQEDNLNERIAIIGSGPAGISLALILAKKGYKVTIFEKRSHIGGVLRYGIPKFRLPEGVLDDIENILLDLNVKIRYNALVGPVITIDKLFEDGYDAIFIGTGVWNPKPLNIKGETFGHVHYAIDYLKSPNSYRLGDDVIIIGAGNVAMDAARTAKYHGVKNVTVVYRKDFEDMTATKAEINDAKKEGVNFELFKSPVEITDEGAIFIDTKKLDDERKTMVNIEGSEKLIKADSVIIAISQSPKNNIVSNTKNLDTNKYGLLVTDDKGHTTREGVFASGDVVTGAKTVVEAVANAKEVANSIQEYLKLKKM
- a CDS encoding helix-turn-helix transcriptional regulator, whose amino-acid sequence is MRLLDILFYLLRINSKVTVKELAEIFNVSTKTIRRDLDKLSILGIPIIFYRGVNGGLEIDKNYVIAKHLLRDSDYKNLILALYIGENISKSISDSFLIDKFKSVDKERCSKILSNIEERFVIDLYEDKFDNKNTIYEDIDIAFDKKSFIQLEIEDKKLEVYPISFVLKKEGLCLYCYKEEYMIISISKISDVIICDKSYDGPIISYEKNKDKIKVI
- a CDS encoding leucine-rich repeat domain-containing protein encodes the protein MKYINIPDISLKKAINESLVKYIGKREDLQDITEEEISMITILYVDSRGISDLTGLRYAKNLIYVNLPYNNIKDIDEIGYLAKLEKLILWHNKIEDITPLSNLKNLKHLEIDDNQITSIEPLKNLKQLITLWSSYNNINNIKVLENLTNLKYLYLNNNEIEDISPLKNLVSIEYLGLHYNKIKDVEVLKNLINLKVLGISKNKINDLSKLSNLSLESGFFAWDQSITVNAIATSENTYKLDLNLLKDRNNKVINIINLDSGSYDKENNIISWSNLNLPHHTTFQFNNGMLVYENNSFYGTVTMKIVANDKDNLFNE
- a CDS encoding conjugated bile salt MFS transporter, yielding MSNSNNKKRFATAWVIVVACMLIQAIPFGVASNIQPQFVSYVVEERGFTLAGFSLIFTLGTIVSAVASPFIGTLFNKVNVKVMYIVGCILSGGGFLAFSMCQELWQFYIVAGIVQVGTAAISSIGVPLLINRWFDEETKGKAMGLAFAGSGLGNIFLQQLVVSSLATNGASKSYMLFGALSLIVGIPVSIFLLRMPKNEDEVVRGKSSLSEAAATTADFGYTFKEASKLKYFWILGIGLFALGMYVSALAVQYPAYLTSDVKLSPTMVASVGSVFALFCLFGNLVGGVIFDKLGVTKGLVVAFALAAIACLSLIFCKQLAFLAFIFAALKGLSVFAYMIGPSMLTGSFFGQKDFGTILGVVQIFFAVGFAAGSTVFGLLVDNFGYTPAWYVILGFIVVSYGLLIFTSIGMKKLNEKNN
- a CDS encoding PAS domain S-box protein; protein product: MEALLEKVDEYILTADYDGKINFANSKFLDKFKYKECELYKLNINEILTNNSLEIDKIPIDKNGINKELEFITKNDKKIKLDSKLFIDEFKSKKCLFIVSKDINDSILTKEYMELLLDNLYLGTYIKDDSGKYIYANKTLANFLGKTQEEMIGRYDHEIFPSNISDSFIKMDKVVKESKVAKLYDEEININGKDRWYEHYKSPIYDENNNLKYIMGISKDIQLQKIVKDNIFKKYSKVIDENNNSNFDIYNTLNDISNNIIESTNAKGLNINLYNKDTLEFETSIKLKNAAKVLARVDKIKISKDNEKAILDGKTFRGLKGINKLITKTDIEEIDVDMESRDGIKYACVYPMIVKNELIGTLAMSYSEKEAPKYNQDTLFEEIAERLAMLIKNYRLSTELKLENQKRKELEEELSLYLDVSVDLKSIANIDGYAIKVNDSWERILGWSEEEIKTMHYSDFIHPDDIDILENLYDPDCIEEEIKHLAIRFLCKDSSYRWIELSSKYVKDKNIFIFTGIDITKRKEVEEEKKKLEEAIQLESIRNEFLGNISHEFKTPLNIILGIVQLINKNIDLDNINKENLIRHVGIMKQNSYRLLRLVNNLIDISRIDIGYYNLQLSNYDMVKVIKDITLSISEYVKHKKINLSFNTDLEEVILACDADKMERVMLNLLSNAIKYTDDNGDIHVSLNKVNEDIVVSVKDNGVGIPKDKLKIIFDRFGQVNDILSRRCEGSGIGLSIVKSIVEMHGGKIEVFSEIGKGTEFVFNIPIKILKEENVILKCENRDYHVEKCNIEFSDIYSI